The Megalopta genalis isolate 19385.01 chromosome 9, iyMegGena1_principal, whole genome shotgun sequence genome includes a window with the following:
- the LOC143260023 gene encoding uncharacterized protein LOC143260023 isoform X2, translating into MTGSRLRPAFFVGLFVALLAVALQGVQSEEELEVPPEDLCRPYIEKALKDLGTGSLEQTSAEAEADVGKESQEDDGTPTSQEEGEPTADLSGEDLATEEDKQESVEDAETAGSAEETEEGADKSAEAEKSAEDTGEQSAEAEEGETEDAEKSGEEDAGTEEDKEQSSEKVEEAADSGQDQTEEEDQQKSGEGTDEETDDQKSEETQVGEEKSGEEEAQTDEEKSEEAAQADEGKSDEEAQADEGKSDEESKADDGKSDEEVEAAGESAEEAKLDEEKSDEAQTEEVKSEEEKEGQTEEEDSKAEEDASAEEGEAGEGSKEDTEEAKDDSKAEDETQSEEQQVSGEEGKEESQEGEGEGGGESEGEGKGESEEGEGEGESSEDQVDEAQEEKSGEGKEEEGKSAEDEAKSAEEGDTEETKSEEEKEAKSAEEDKSADDGEGKESVEETKSEEEGAEGAEKTKSRARREVGEEGAAEDASEESAEASEDAEQSEEEPTPEEDLIREIVVPENLRPRDHINQLLKLDEENEAKERAISKIGYDVLKELKRVYDNAIQPLESLYKYRDLSNRHFGDPEIFSKPLVLFMGPWSGGKSSIINYLLDIEYEQTSLRTECLEEQCKTGNGNDTGAEPSPAYFNILMHGEEEEILDGTQLAADWTFSGLQKFGQGLLDRLKGLRLDSKLLEKVNIVEIPGILEIRKQVQRLFPFNDACQWFIDRADIIFLVYDPSKLDVGPETEAILDQLKGREYQTRIILNKADQVKPEELMRVQGALIWNISPLMSSAEPPIMYSTSLWSIPYEAGAPTRLLYAQERAFLRDLRTAIDKQVEHKIASARRFAVRVRNHAKMVDCYLTTYYNHKTFFGNKKEISDKIVENPQDYHIYEGLSTLKNISRYDLPDPDVYRDFFRLNPLYDFPLLSSTCTYFRGCPINRLDVAIAYDLPELVGKYKKSVEQIIHEYETSPPS; encoded by the exons GAGTGCAAAGCGAAGAGGAGCTAGAGGTGCCACCAGAGGATCTGTGTCGACCATACATTGAGAAAGCATTAAAGGACCTCGGTACAG GGTCTTTGGAGCAGACCAGTGCCGAGGCTGAGGCAGACGTCGGTAAAGAAAGTCAGGAAGACGATGGGACACCTACGAGTCAAGAG GAAGGCGAGCCAACAGCCGATCTTTCGGGAGAAGATTTGGCAACCGAGGAGGACAAGCAAGAGTCGGTAGAAGATGCTGAAACTGCAGGAAGCGCTGAAGAAACTGAAGAGGGAGCTGACAAGTCCGCGGAGGCTGAGAAAAGCGCTGAAGATACGGGAGAACAGAGCGCCGAAGCCGAAGAAG GTGAAACTGAAGATGCCGAGAAATCTGGCGAAGAAGACGCGGGAACAGAGGAGGATAAAGAACAGTCTTCCGAGAAGGTAGAGGAGGCCGCGGACTCCGGCCAGGATCAGACCGAAGAAGAGGATCAGCAGAAGTCCGGTGAAGGAACGGACGAAGAAACTGATGACCAGAAGTCTGAAGAGACGCAGGTAGGCGAGGAAAAATCTGGCGAGGAGGAGGCGCAGACGGACGAAGAGAAATCTGAAGAAGCAGCACAAGCCGACGAGGGCAAGTCCGACGAAGAAGCTCAAGCCGACGAAGGAAAATCCGACGAGGAATCTAAAGCCGACGATGGAAAATCCGACGAAGAAGTTGAAGCCGCGGGCGAATCAGCCGAAGAAGCGAAACTCGACGAGGAGAAATCCGACGAAGCGCAAACCGAAGAGGTGAAGTCCGAAGAGGAGAAGGAGGGCCAAACTGAAGAAGAGGATTCGAAGGCGGAGGAGGATGCTTCCGCGGAAGAAGGTGAAGCTGGAGAGGGTTCTAAAGAAGATACAGAAGAAGCGAAGGACGATAGCAAAGCAGAAGACGAGACCCAATCGGAGGAACAGCAAGTGAGTGGAGAGGAAGGAAAGGAAGAGAGCCAGGAAGGTGAGGGTGAAGGTGGCGGTGAGAGTGAAGGTGAAGGTAAAGGTGAAAGTGAAGAAGGTGAAGGTGAAGGTGAGAGCTCTGAGGATCAAGTAGACGAAGCGCAGGAGGAGAAAAGTGGGGAAGGTAAGGAGGAGGAAGGAAAATCTGCAGAAGATGAAGCGAAATCGGCGGAGGAAGGGGATACGGAGGAAACTAAATCTGAGGAGGAGAAAGAAGCTAAGTCTGCCGAAGAGGACAAGTCCGCTGATGATGGGGAGGGGAAAGAATCTGTAGAGGAAACCAAGTCGGAAGAAGAAGGTGCGGAAGGAGCTGAAAAAACGAAATCTCGAGCTAGACGAGAGGTTGGTGAAGAAGGCGCGGCTGAGGACGCGAGTGAAGAGTCAGCCGAGGCCTCCGAAGACGCGGAACAGAGCGAGGAGGAGCCTACTCCTGAGGAAGACCTGATTCGGGAAATCGTGGTACCAGAGAACCTACGACCACGAGATCACATCAATCAATTGCTGAAGCTTGACGAAGAGAACGAGGCGAAGGAACGTGCCATTTCGAAGATCGGTTACGATGTATTGAAGGAACTGAAGAGAGTTTACGACAATGCTATACAACCCTTGGAGTCACTGTACAAATACAGGGACCTAAGTAATAGGCACTTTGGTG ATCCAGAGATCTTCTCCAAGCCATTGGTTCTCTTCATGGGTCCATGGAGCGGGGGGAAGTCCTCAATCATAAACTATTTGCTCGACATCGAGTACGAACAGACATCGCTACGGACAG AGTGCTTAGAGGAGCAATGCAAAACGGGAAATGGAAATGACACAGGAGCCGAGCCGTCCCCAGCTTACTTCAACATTCTCATGCACGGCGAGGAAGAGGAGATCCTCGATGGCACCCAACTGGCCGCCGACTGGACCTTCTCCGGGTTGCAGAAGTTTGGACAAGGATTGCTCGACCGCCTCAAAGGTTTACGACTTGACAGCAAGCTGCTAGAAAAA GTTAATATTGTCGAGATACCGGGGATCTTAGAAATTCGAAAGCAGGTACAACGTCTGTTCCCATTCAACGACGCGTGTCAGTGGTTCATCGACCGAGCGGACATAATATTCTTAGTCTACGACCCATCTAAGTTGGACGTCGGACCGGAAACGGAAGCGATCCTCGACCAGCTGAAGGGGAGGGAGTACCAG ACGCGCATCATTCTGAACAAAGCTGATCAAGTGAAACCAGAGGAACTCATGAGAGTGCAAGGAGCTCTGATCTGGAACATATCGCCGCTGATGTCCAGCGCCGAGCCGCCGATCATGTACTCCACATCGCTATGGTCGATACCATACGAAGCTGGAGCACCGACTAGATTGCTATACGCTCAGGAGCGAGCATTCCTACGTGATCTGCGTACTGCCATTGACAAACAAGTCGAACACAAAATTGCAAGCGCCAGAAGATTCGCT GTGCGAGTGCGTAATCATGCTAAAATGGTAGACTGCTATCTAACCACCTATTACAACCACAAGACATTCTTTGGAAACAAGAAGGAGATCAGCGACAAAATCGTTGAGAATCCCCAGGATTATCATATCTACGAAGGGCTCAGTACTCTGAAGAACATCTCACGCTATGACTTGCCAGATCCAGATGTTTACCGAGACTTCTTCCGGTTGAATCCTCTATACGATTTCCCCCTGTTGAGCTCCACGTGCACCTACTTCCGTGGTTGCCCAATCAATAGACTAGACGTAGCTATCGCCTACGACCTACCCGAGCTGGTAGGCAAATACAAAAAATCAGTAGAACAAATCATACACGAGTACGAGACCAGCCCACCCAGTTGA
- the LOC143260023 gene encoding uncharacterized protein LOC143260023 isoform X3 codes for MTGSRLRPAFFVGLFVALLAVALQGVQSEEELEVPPEDLCRPYIEKALKDLGTGSLEQTSAEAEADVGKESQEDDGTPTSQEEGEPTADLSGEDLATEEDKQESVEDAETAGSAEETEEGADKSAEAEKSAEDTGEQSAEAEEGETEDAEKSGEEDAGTEEDKEQSSEKVEEAADSGQDQTEEEDQQKSGEGTDEETDDQKSEETQVGEEKSGEEEAQTDEEKSEEAAQADEGKSDEEAQADEGKSDEESKADDGKSDEEVEAAGESAEEAKLDEEKSDEAQTEEVKSEEEKEGQTEEEDSKAEEDASAEEGEAGEGSKEDTEEAKDDSKAEDETQSEEQQVSGEEGKEESQEGEGEGGGESEGEGKGESEEGEGEGESSEDQVDEAQEEKSGEGKEEEGKSAEDEAKSAEEGDTEETKSEEEKEAKSAEEDKSADDGEGKESVEETKSEEEGAEGAEKTKSRARREVGEEGAAEDASEESAEASEDAEQSEEEPTPEEDLIREIVVPENLRPRDHINQLLKLDEENEAKERAISKIGYDVLKELKRVYDNAIQPLESLYKYRDLSNRHFGDPEIFSKPLVLFMGPWSGGKSSIINYLLDIEYEQTSLRTGAEPSPAYFNILMHGEEEEILDGTQLAADWTFSGLQKFGQGLLDRLKGLRLDSKLLEKVNIVEIPGILEIRKQVQRLFPFNDACQWFIDRADIIFLVYDPSKLDVGPETEAILDQLKGREYQTRIILNKADQVKPEELMRVQGALIWNISPLMSSAEPPIMYSTSLWSIPYEAGAPTRLLYAQERAFLRDLRTAIDKQVEHKIASARRFAVRVRNHAKMVDCYLTTYYNHKTFFGNKKEISDKIVENPQDYHIYEGLSTLKNISRYDLPDPDVYRDFFRLNPLYDFPLLSSTCTYFRGCPINRLDVAIAYDLPELVGKYKKSVEQIIHEYETSPPS; via the exons GAGTGCAAAGCGAAGAGGAGCTAGAGGTGCCACCAGAGGATCTGTGTCGACCATACATTGAGAAAGCATTAAAGGACCTCGGTACAG GGTCTTTGGAGCAGACCAGTGCCGAGGCTGAGGCAGACGTCGGTAAAGAAAGTCAGGAAGACGATGGGACACCTACGAGTCAAGAG GAAGGCGAGCCAACAGCCGATCTTTCGGGAGAAGATTTGGCAACCGAGGAGGACAAGCAAGAGTCGGTAGAAGATGCTGAAACTGCAGGAAGCGCTGAAGAAACTGAAGAGGGAGCTGACAAGTCCGCGGAGGCTGAGAAAAGCGCTGAAGATACGGGAGAACAGAGCGCCGAAGCCGAAGAAG GTGAAACTGAAGATGCCGAGAAATCTGGCGAAGAAGACGCGGGAACAGAGGAGGATAAAGAACAGTCTTCCGAGAAGGTAGAGGAGGCCGCGGACTCCGGCCAGGATCAGACCGAAGAAGAGGATCAGCAGAAGTCCGGTGAAGGAACGGACGAAGAAACTGATGACCAGAAGTCTGAAGAGACGCAGGTAGGCGAGGAAAAATCTGGCGAGGAGGAGGCGCAGACGGACGAAGAGAAATCTGAAGAAGCAGCACAAGCCGACGAGGGCAAGTCCGACGAAGAAGCTCAAGCCGACGAAGGAAAATCCGACGAGGAATCTAAAGCCGACGATGGAAAATCCGACGAAGAAGTTGAAGCCGCGGGCGAATCAGCCGAAGAAGCGAAACTCGACGAGGAGAAATCCGACGAAGCGCAAACCGAAGAGGTGAAGTCCGAAGAGGAGAAGGAGGGCCAAACTGAAGAAGAGGATTCGAAGGCGGAGGAGGATGCTTCCGCGGAAGAAGGTGAAGCTGGAGAGGGTTCTAAAGAAGATACAGAAGAAGCGAAGGACGATAGCAAAGCAGAAGACGAGACCCAATCGGAGGAACAGCAAGTGAGTGGAGAGGAAGGAAAGGAAGAGAGCCAGGAAGGTGAGGGTGAAGGTGGCGGTGAGAGTGAAGGTGAAGGTAAAGGTGAAAGTGAAGAAGGTGAAGGTGAAGGTGAGAGCTCTGAGGATCAAGTAGACGAAGCGCAGGAGGAGAAAAGTGGGGAAGGTAAGGAGGAGGAAGGAAAATCTGCAGAAGATGAAGCGAAATCGGCGGAGGAAGGGGATACGGAGGAAACTAAATCTGAGGAGGAGAAAGAAGCTAAGTCTGCCGAAGAGGACAAGTCCGCTGATGATGGGGAGGGGAAAGAATCTGTAGAGGAAACCAAGTCGGAAGAAGAAGGTGCGGAAGGAGCTGAAAAAACGAAATCTCGAGCTAGACGAGAGGTTGGTGAAGAAGGCGCGGCTGAGGACGCGAGTGAAGAGTCAGCCGAGGCCTCCGAAGACGCGGAACAGAGCGAGGAGGAGCCTACTCCTGAGGAAGACCTGATTCGGGAAATCGTGGTACCAGAGAACCTACGACCACGAGATCACATCAATCAATTGCTGAAGCTTGACGAAGAGAACGAGGCGAAGGAACGTGCCATTTCGAAGATCGGTTACGATGTATTGAAGGAACTGAAGAGAGTTTACGACAATGCTATACAACCCTTGGAGTCACTGTACAAATACAGGGACCTAAGTAATAGGCACTTTGGTG ATCCAGAGATCTTCTCCAAGCCATTGGTTCTCTTCATGGGTCCATGGAGCGGGGGGAAGTCCTCAATCATAAACTATTTGCTCGACATCGAGTACGAACAGACATCGCTACGGACAG GAGCCGAGCCGTCCCCAGCTTACTTCAACATTCTCATGCACGGCGAGGAAGAGGAGATCCTCGATGGCACCCAACTGGCCGCCGACTGGACCTTCTCCGGGTTGCAGAAGTTTGGACAAGGATTGCTCGACCGCCTCAAAGGTTTACGACTTGACAGCAAGCTGCTAGAAAAA GTTAATATTGTCGAGATACCGGGGATCTTAGAAATTCGAAAGCAGGTACAACGTCTGTTCCCATTCAACGACGCGTGTCAGTGGTTCATCGACCGAGCGGACATAATATTCTTAGTCTACGACCCATCTAAGTTGGACGTCGGACCGGAAACGGAAGCGATCCTCGACCAGCTGAAGGGGAGGGAGTACCAG ACGCGCATCATTCTGAACAAAGCTGATCAAGTGAAACCAGAGGAACTCATGAGAGTGCAAGGAGCTCTGATCTGGAACATATCGCCGCTGATGTCCAGCGCCGAGCCGCCGATCATGTACTCCACATCGCTATGGTCGATACCATACGAAGCTGGAGCACCGACTAGATTGCTATACGCTCAGGAGCGAGCATTCCTACGTGATCTGCGTACTGCCATTGACAAACAAGTCGAACACAAAATTGCAAGCGCCAGAAGATTCGCT GTGCGAGTGCGTAATCATGCTAAAATGGTAGACTGCTATCTAACCACCTATTACAACCACAAGACATTCTTTGGAAACAAGAAGGAGATCAGCGACAAAATCGTTGAGAATCCCCAGGATTATCATATCTACGAAGGGCTCAGTACTCTGAAGAACATCTCACGCTATGACTTGCCAGATCCAGATGTTTACCGAGACTTCTTCCGGTTGAATCCTCTATACGATTTCCCCCTGTTGAGCTCCACGTGCACCTACTTCCGTGGTTGCCCAATCAATAGACTAGACGTAGCTATCGCCTACGACCTACCCGAGCTGGTAGGCAAATACAAAAAATCAGTAGAACAAATCATACACGAGTACGAGACCAGCCCACCCAGTTGA
- the LOC143260023 gene encoding uncharacterized protein LOC143260023 isoform X1: MTGSRLRPAFFVGLFVALLAVALQGVQSEEELEVPPEDLCRPYIEKALKDLGTGSLEQTSAEAEADVGKESQEDDGTPTSQEEGEPTADLSGEDLATEEDKQESVEDAETAGSAEETEEGADKSAEAEKSAEDTGEQSAEAEEGETEDAEKSGEEDAGTEEDKEQSSEKVEEAADSGQDQTEEEDQQKSGEGTDEETDDQKSEETQVGEEKSGEEEAQTDEEKSEEAAQADEGKSDEEAQADEGKSDEESKADDGKSDEEVEAAGESAEEAKLDEEKSDEAQTEEVKSEEEKEGQTEEEDSKAEEDASAEEGEAGEGSKEDTEEAKDDSKAEDETQSEEQQVSGEEGKEESQEGEGEGGGESEGEGKGESEEGEGEGESSEDQVDEAQEEKSGEGKEEEGKSAEDEAKSAEEGDTEETKSEEEKEAKSAEEDKSADDGEGKESVEETKSEEEGAEGAEKTKSRARREVGEEGAAEDASEESAEASEDAEQSEEEPTPEEDLIREIVVPENLRPRDHINQLLKLDEENEAKERAISKIGYDVLKELKRVYDNAIQPLESLYKYRDLSNRHFGDPEIFSKPLVLFMGPWSGGKSSIINYLLDIEYEQTSLRTGDLIECLEEQCKTGNGNDTGAEPSPAYFNILMHGEEEEILDGTQLAADWTFSGLQKFGQGLLDRLKGLRLDSKLLEKVNIVEIPGILEIRKQVQRLFPFNDACQWFIDRADIIFLVYDPSKLDVGPETEAILDQLKGREYQTRIILNKADQVKPEELMRVQGALIWNISPLMSSAEPPIMYSTSLWSIPYEAGAPTRLLYAQERAFLRDLRTAIDKQVEHKIASARRFAVRVRNHAKMVDCYLTTYYNHKTFFGNKKEISDKIVENPQDYHIYEGLSTLKNISRYDLPDPDVYRDFFRLNPLYDFPLLSSTCTYFRGCPINRLDVAIAYDLPELVGKYKKSVEQIIHEYETSPPS, encoded by the exons GAGTGCAAAGCGAAGAGGAGCTAGAGGTGCCACCAGAGGATCTGTGTCGACCATACATTGAGAAAGCATTAAAGGACCTCGGTACAG GGTCTTTGGAGCAGACCAGTGCCGAGGCTGAGGCAGACGTCGGTAAAGAAAGTCAGGAAGACGATGGGACACCTACGAGTCAAGAG GAAGGCGAGCCAACAGCCGATCTTTCGGGAGAAGATTTGGCAACCGAGGAGGACAAGCAAGAGTCGGTAGAAGATGCTGAAACTGCAGGAAGCGCTGAAGAAACTGAAGAGGGAGCTGACAAGTCCGCGGAGGCTGAGAAAAGCGCTGAAGATACGGGAGAACAGAGCGCCGAAGCCGAAGAAG GTGAAACTGAAGATGCCGAGAAATCTGGCGAAGAAGACGCGGGAACAGAGGAGGATAAAGAACAGTCTTCCGAGAAGGTAGAGGAGGCCGCGGACTCCGGCCAGGATCAGACCGAAGAAGAGGATCAGCAGAAGTCCGGTGAAGGAACGGACGAAGAAACTGATGACCAGAAGTCTGAAGAGACGCAGGTAGGCGAGGAAAAATCTGGCGAGGAGGAGGCGCAGACGGACGAAGAGAAATCTGAAGAAGCAGCACAAGCCGACGAGGGCAAGTCCGACGAAGAAGCTCAAGCCGACGAAGGAAAATCCGACGAGGAATCTAAAGCCGACGATGGAAAATCCGACGAAGAAGTTGAAGCCGCGGGCGAATCAGCCGAAGAAGCGAAACTCGACGAGGAGAAATCCGACGAAGCGCAAACCGAAGAGGTGAAGTCCGAAGAGGAGAAGGAGGGCCAAACTGAAGAAGAGGATTCGAAGGCGGAGGAGGATGCTTCCGCGGAAGAAGGTGAAGCTGGAGAGGGTTCTAAAGAAGATACAGAAGAAGCGAAGGACGATAGCAAAGCAGAAGACGAGACCCAATCGGAGGAACAGCAAGTGAGTGGAGAGGAAGGAAAGGAAGAGAGCCAGGAAGGTGAGGGTGAAGGTGGCGGTGAGAGTGAAGGTGAAGGTAAAGGTGAAAGTGAAGAAGGTGAAGGTGAAGGTGAGAGCTCTGAGGATCAAGTAGACGAAGCGCAGGAGGAGAAAAGTGGGGAAGGTAAGGAGGAGGAAGGAAAATCTGCAGAAGATGAAGCGAAATCGGCGGAGGAAGGGGATACGGAGGAAACTAAATCTGAGGAGGAGAAAGAAGCTAAGTCTGCCGAAGAGGACAAGTCCGCTGATGATGGGGAGGGGAAAGAATCTGTAGAGGAAACCAAGTCGGAAGAAGAAGGTGCGGAAGGAGCTGAAAAAACGAAATCTCGAGCTAGACGAGAGGTTGGTGAAGAAGGCGCGGCTGAGGACGCGAGTGAAGAGTCAGCCGAGGCCTCCGAAGACGCGGAACAGAGCGAGGAGGAGCCTACTCCTGAGGAAGACCTGATTCGGGAAATCGTGGTACCAGAGAACCTACGACCACGAGATCACATCAATCAATTGCTGAAGCTTGACGAAGAGAACGAGGCGAAGGAACGTGCCATTTCGAAGATCGGTTACGATGTATTGAAGGAACTGAAGAGAGTTTACGACAATGCTATACAACCCTTGGAGTCACTGTACAAATACAGGGACCTAAGTAATAGGCACTTTGGTG ATCCAGAGATCTTCTCCAAGCCATTGGTTCTCTTCATGGGTCCATGGAGCGGGGGGAAGTCCTCAATCATAAACTATTTGCTCGACATCGAGTACGAACAGACATCGCTACGGACAG GTGATTTGATAGAGTGCTTAGAGGAGCAATGCAAAACGGGAAATGGAAATGACACAGGAGCCGAGCCGTCCCCAGCTTACTTCAACATTCTCATGCACGGCGAGGAAGAGGAGATCCTCGATGGCACCCAACTGGCCGCCGACTGGACCTTCTCCGGGTTGCAGAAGTTTGGACAAGGATTGCTCGACCGCCTCAAAGGTTTACGACTTGACAGCAAGCTGCTAGAAAAA GTTAATATTGTCGAGATACCGGGGATCTTAGAAATTCGAAAGCAGGTACAACGTCTGTTCCCATTCAACGACGCGTGTCAGTGGTTCATCGACCGAGCGGACATAATATTCTTAGTCTACGACCCATCTAAGTTGGACGTCGGACCGGAAACGGAAGCGATCCTCGACCAGCTGAAGGGGAGGGAGTACCAG ACGCGCATCATTCTGAACAAAGCTGATCAAGTGAAACCAGAGGAACTCATGAGAGTGCAAGGAGCTCTGATCTGGAACATATCGCCGCTGATGTCCAGCGCCGAGCCGCCGATCATGTACTCCACATCGCTATGGTCGATACCATACGAAGCTGGAGCACCGACTAGATTGCTATACGCTCAGGAGCGAGCATTCCTACGTGATCTGCGTACTGCCATTGACAAACAAGTCGAACACAAAATTGCAAGCGCCAGAAGATTCGCT GTGCGAGTGCGTAATCATGCTAAAATGGTAGACTGCTATCTAACCACCTATTACAACCACAAGACATTCTTTGGAAACAAGAAGGAGATCAGCGACAAAATCGTTGAGAATCCCCAGGATTATCATATCTACGAAGGGCTCAGTACTCTGAAGAACATCTCACGCTATGACTTGCCAGATCCAGATGTTTACCGAGACTTCTTCCGGTTGAATCCTCTATACGATTTCCCCCTGTTGAGCTCCACGTGCACCTACTTCCGTGGTTGCCCAATCAATAGACTAGACGTAGCTATCGCCTACGACCTACCCGAGCTGGTAGGCAAATACAAAAAATCAGTAGAACAAATCATACACGAGTACGAGACCAGCCCACCCAGTTGA